The Phalacrocorax carbo chromosome 2, bPhaCar2.1, whole genome shotgun sequence region CAAATACTCTGGCTCCTGGCCAGGTGATCAGTACAAAGACCAGCAGACACAGACCAGTTTTGCCGAAGAACCAAAAAGCCCACAATTTTTCCATGGTACAAAGCCTGGGCAGCCCAATACTAACAAAGTGCTGTCTCCGAAGCTCCTAGGACGTACAGCATCCACGATAGGGTCAAAACAGACAGGGTTACCTTCTGACGGGAGGAGCTGCAGACAGAGCGCTTACGGGATGAAGGGTCAGATGCACCTCAGCCAGTCTAGCAACAGTGCATTTTCTAGGACTGCCAGCTCGGTCCTTCAGGCCCCCTCCCTAAAAGcccaccacagccagcctgTGCCTGCCCAGGAGAGGGAAACCAGCCTTCTTTCCAAGGGAGATGTAGTTAAGGGAGACGCAGGCGCTCCCTGCAACAGTAAAGAGCTGTTTGGGCAGTTCCTGTTGAAGCCTGTAAGTCGCCGTCCCTGGGATGCAATAAGTGAGCTAGAAAGTTTTAACAAGGAGctgcaagggcaggaggagagcacAAGCAGTGAAGAAGATTTGGAAGGTGCTGTGGCTTCTCCACAGGCAGGTGCCCTTACACAGAGGAGGGCGTCCAGAAATGAGAAGTCAAACCAGGAGCCAAAACACAGTGGGAAATCGGAAACAGTTGTGCCAGAGGTGCCGGTATTTAAGTCAGGAAGAGTTAAAAGTAAGTCTGAAAGTTGGAGCATGGGGACAGAACGTGGCAGCGAGCCTGGCTGCATTGGTTCTCAAGGCTCCTCACAGCCAGGAGGGAGCAGTGAAGGAGTTGGGCCAGCAGATGGAAGTCTGATAACAGAAATGAGGATGGGGGAAGCCAAGAGCAGAACAAACAAGCAGACAGTTCACGTGGGCCCTCTCAAGAGAGTTTTGTCCAGTAGCCCAAGCAGTTCATGTTACAGTAATCCTTTCAATAACCCTGTCTTGCAGGAGATGAGTGAAGACCAAAATTACCTAGACTTTGTTAAACTGAGCAAAGGTGCAACTCCCACAAATGATACAGCGTTAGAGAGAGGCTCGGTAGTACGCTTGTCACTAACAAAGAGGAACCAAGGGCGCTCTGAGCCAGATTTGAGATCAGTGGGACTTGATGTAGCCCCAGGACCTGGTGCTAACAATTCTGATCACTCTTCAAATGCAAATGCAGTGGAAATCCCTGTGAATGAGTCATTGCAGGCAAGAGCTGCAAGAATTTTAGGTATAGATATAGCAGTGGAGTCTCTCCTTCCAGATGACCATGTTGGGCCGCACCCAGGCGCTAGCCCTGGAAATGGTGCCCAGGAGTTTGGGTCATCAATGGGGAGCACAGTAAGtgacaaagaaggaaaaaaagatggttCTTATGAAGGCAGACGAAAGTGTGGCTGGACAGAGAGTGTTCTCTTTGTTGGGGTGGGAGGACGATCTTTATACCCTGATGAATGCCAGACCGCTCACCAGGAAACCAGTGCTAAAACACTAGTAACTGAGCAAGTTCTTGAACACCCTGCAAGTCCTAGCCAAGGTGAGGACCAAAACTTGGTTTGCAAGTCAGCTGTGTATCAGCACTCAGAAAAGAGAGTGAGAAGCACCTCAAAAGTGATAGAGACACTCCAAGGCAAGCTCACTTCTCCACCTAGTCGGACTGCCATGGATCGCTTAGTGCGAATGAAAGAAGTTGACTCTGTGTCCCGGATGAGACGCCTGAGCATTAAGAGCGCAGACTCGGGAGAGGAGGTGGACGAGGAGAAGCTGTCGAGGGTacaagaggagagaggaagtAAACTGGCAAGCTCAGGGGCAGTTTCTAATCGTGTTATCTCTCTCAATGAAAATGGATATTTAGGTGGAATGGACAAGAAAAAGATCATCAGAGACTTTTCTTTAGGTAAGACCCTATTATGGGAGATCCAAGTGCATACTTTTTCCTTATGTAATGGGCCTGATTGCTTTGCTTATGCCCACATAATGCTGCTCATATAGTAGGAGGCTGTAGGTGGTACTACCCCCATCTGGTTGCCACCCCCATTGCTCTCCTTGTGGAAGAGATGAGTGTTCTCTCATCCCATTTTAGGAAAAGTTACTGTAAAACTCACTTGTGATACTGAGACTCATTCAGAGAGACTGGAGCAATCCCTGAGGTCTTCTCTCTGCCTAGCTGTTTCAGGGAACATCCAGCTTCACACAGCAGAGTACAAAGATAGCCACTCTAGTGCCAGTGTTTGTGAACACATGGTGATTTAATCATAGCCTCTCCTTGAATAcccatttttctcctctaatACTTACATAGACACATACTCTATTGGAGTTcagaagaaactaaaaataaaaatctgatgtTCTTCTGTGAAGCCTCTGGGAAATGGCTGCATTAAAGGGCCTGGAGAATTCTCTCTCTCATTAATATTTTCCAGATCAGATGTTGAGAATAACTGTTATCCCCAGGTCAAATGGAAAGTTGACTTTTTCAGTGGAcaccttttggtttttttttttggtgttccTCATCTTTCAAAAGCATATAAACTTTTGTAGTCTATATGCATTCCCAATAGAACATGAGCTGTTTTCTCGCTGAAACAGTTTTCATATGGCATTGTGTTGAACAACTGAAAATCAGTTGTTGCCATAGATCTGTGTAAAGGTATAAATCACCCAGGCCACCTGTCTAGTCCATTAAATTAATTGGAGTGAGCAAATGTATGGTGTGAAAGTtgttaaattaatattaatctcctccttcctttttccatcCTCTCTGTAGCAGCTGACTTTCTACCTTGAAATCTCACAGGTTATTCATTAAACCTCATCAATATAAATCTGTTCACAGTTTTCCAGTACAGAGGGACTGAAACTAAATGGAGCATACTTTAAAGTGGATTTATGTATTTCCATCTgaagagaaatatttgcatGAGTTCTAAGTATTGGCTTCTGCAGTCTTGCAGCCTTTCCCTTcatgtctttttctgtttcccacAGCTCTGTGTCTCTTTCTGCTCTGAACTGTATTTCTCCAGACCAGATTTTCCAAAAAGGCTAATTCAACTCCCTTGTACCCATCAGGTCTAGTATGCCCCACATGCATTTCATATGCTTTCCTCCCTTGGGGTTTCTGCTGGagtgaagaaaataactgtTGTGGTGACATGACTTCAGGGATGTATCAAAACAgattgtgtgtgttttattggAGAGTTATTCTGCAGTAAATTAGGTCTAAATTTATCCCTCTTGCTGACAATGCCAGGCTTGTATTCTGCAGTGTGTTCCCGCTGCAGCAGTTCCCTCACAGATGTAACAGTCCTCCCCATGTCTGGATAGTGTGGCTGCCCCTTCCTGCTGCACACATCCAGCACCGCAGGGTAACATGTACTCACACAGGACGGGAAGGCATCTCCTCTGCTGGCCTCTTCCCATCCAAAGAGACCCAGATTTGCTGATGGCCACAAGATCTTCACCTTACCTTACCGGGACAGGATTGAAGATTCAGGTCTATAGAAAGGCCTGATGTTGTGTCTTCCTCTGTTAACCCTCACTCTAACTTCCAGACTAGCTCACCAGTACCATTGAAACCCAAAAGGAGAATTAATCCTGGAAAACCAGTgtatttgttgcttttaaaaagtaaatcttGCTAAAGGCCATTCTATTTGGAGTGAGGTAGGGTGATATTAATCCTACAGTTGCAGACTGGGCCCATCGCAGAGGCTAGAGGCCTTCGCAGAAACAGGCTTCCACATGTATAATGCAGCTTGGCAGAGGAACAGTCATCTCAGAGCAAGAGCTCTGCCGAAACTCAGTGCAAGAAGCTCATCTTACTATGCAAATACTGCCATTAGAAGAACAACTCCAAATGTTCCCAAATATTCCCAAATGCACTGGATGTCTTTTCTCCCTTGCTATTTGAAGACTGCTTCCACAAGGCTACGGATCTGGCTTTGTTTCTGTATAGAGCATTTCAAATGAGCTTAACCAAATGTTGAATAAACATTTCTGTATCAGTGCTAGAACTCAAATGTTTGTCCTCCCAGAAGTGTGACATAGCCTGGCAGTCTGGCTCTTTTGTGTCCTTGGTTTAGGTGCCGAGGGTGTGGGTAAGCTTTCAAGGAATAAATGAGCTATCCCGAGACTCCATGTCTTGTGGCCTCATTTTCTCCCTGCCACCACGCCCCGAAACAGTGAGCACCTGCAATTTTGTGGGGACTTCTATTAGTGTGAATGTGTCTGGACTTAGGAAAATCAGGTTTCTGAGATGTAAATCCATTTTTATTCTTAGGTCAACCTCACACAGAACAGTTCAGAATGCTTGTACATTCTAGCAGTTTAGATggcaaaatatttacagttgaAGAAATGTTACTGCTTTAGAGGTGTCTTCCCACACCATCAGTGCATTAAGCTGAGAAAGAGTCCGTGTTATCCTGGAGTGTAGTAGCCctcaaaaacttttttccccttgattaTTTTGCATTCATGTGGTGTCTATTGTTGAAGTTTGGATATACAGAAGAGGCTGAATAGTGATAAGCAGTTCTGAAAACATAGGTGCTGCTGGCACCTTTCTTGGCTGGCCTAGCGATTTGAGGAGAGTGGGCAAGAGAAGCAGTAAAGGATCCTGCACCGGGGATCCACCCACTGGGGCCAAATCCAGAAGTTCTTTCTTAGCTGGTCCCCCCTCAATATGAGTCTGAATGCTGTAGATGGACCACTTGCACACAGGAGTAAAAATT contains the following coding sequences:
- the JCAD gene encoding junctional cadherin 5-associated protein isoform X2 — encoded protein: MKGLAAAPGAPRHPKESQLKVGTGTGYVRSGLREGCEVPGDCKWQSLGMENWNQPKKVGRQMSEGDREKLLQELYSLTLGDNVLSAQNKGKSQSLPRVLSPENMRCVEMPPLTNSNNSLSVTKTPSYPPNRLSVEPAKHHEMGGHFLPLVKPKYGRPLKPPSYELQRQTRAPAETAGFQDHYQKDEPTSYLAKVNETRQDACIQDSGLEPPVYVPPPSYKSPPHQNVTPHPLNEVPDTNTYATSDQQGPAEQVVPCQRPAVNTFEVGEDPCKDNHLPHGKQSHVRRPTDYLRSVQYIPFDDPRIRHIKIAPPEGLQHNTKYTENACSPSSGALQERDLEVQYNSAFLDPSNLSSSAKEERTSNSSTHSNRWLAPSTRDQENCALPDQRDSCSTTNHSTRNEDSAEYTKGKFSVRNSHMDSTCETVTKVKKFEPGTGMQSKKSSKKKMNETIFCLVSIPVKSESNLPDTDRNNNITQSPDKNGFDNNGALQEQSLLSMSSTDLELQALTGSMTNKNELQKQELWRPEEFKQMNDLRFIQPAKHRELKYSGSWPGDQYKDQQTQTSFAEEPKSPQFFHGTKPGQPNTNKVLSPKLLGRTASTIGSKQTGLPSDGRSCRQSAYGMKGQMHLSQSSNSAFSRTASSVLQAPSLKAHHSQPVPAQERETSLLSKGDVVKGDAGAPCNSKELFGQFLLKPVSRRPWDAISELESFNKELQGQEESTSSEEDLEGAVASPQAGALTQRRASRNEKSNQEPKHSGKSETVVPEVPVFKSGRVKSKSESWSMGTERGSEPGCIGSQGSSQPGGSSEGVGPADGSLITEMRMGEAKSRTNKQTVHVGPLKRVLSSSPSSSCYSNPFNNPVLQEMSEDQNYLDFVKLSKGATPTNDTALERGSVVRLSLTKRNQGRSEPDLRSVGLDVAPGPGANNSDHSSNANAVEIPVNESLQARAARILGIDIAVESLLPDDHVGPHPGASPGNGAQEFGSSMGSTVSDKEGKKDGSYEGRRKCGWTESVLFVGVGGRSLYPDECQTAHQETSAKTLVTEQVLEHPASPSQGEDQNLVCKSAVYQHSEKRVRSTSKVIETLQGKLTSPPSRTAMDRLVRMKEVDSVSRMRRLSIKSADSGEEVDEEKLSRVQEERGSKLASSGAVSNRVISLNENGYLGGMDKKKIIRDFSLDTYDPTKVEKV